The nucleotide sequence AAGCTGATGAGCGATTAAATAGTCTTTTGCTAAACAAGCGTAAGGCCGTCAGAAAAGATGGTGTCTCAAGAGCATTAGGACTTTGGCTCTTCGATTATTGTCAAGAGCACGCATGCGGTTGTCCAACCGCTGAGGCTGCTTTACGTGATACTGGATACTTGCAACAGTTAAGCTATGACAAAGAATATCGTCATTTTGCAAGATTACTGGCAAATGCCAAGAAATGCATAGAAGCCTGCGAAGTCTTGCCGATAAGCGCCTGACCCCTTCCTCTTCGCCCGCCTCCTAATGTGACACTATCGGTCAACCGGATAGTGTCACTGACAGTTCCTTAGCGGGGGCCACTGTCATTACGAGACGTCCACTATTTTCTCTATGAGGGCCTCATATCGCGTTATGCGATGTGCGGCCCATTTTTTTTAACATGGAGAAGGTTGCATGGACATGGGTAGAAATCTTCAGGGAATCGACGAATATCGGGCGGCTGAAAAATTGGGAGTCAGCGTCCACACGCTGCGGATGTGGCGACATCGGGGGAAAGGGCCAGTTTATTCAAAGCTCGGCCGGCGGGTTTTGTACCTGTCCCCGGATTTGGACAGCTATCTGGAAAGCTGCCGGGTTCAGCCTGTCAATGCGGCATAGGGGGCCAGTCATGAACACCAAACAGAAGCGCCCCCGTCCCGGCCAGGGGATCGAGGGCGCGAAAGATGAATCCAGCAAGCCCCTTCTGCCCGTATCCGCCCCGGTCGTCAATTGGGACAGCCCCAAATTGTGGCGAGCACTCCGCAAATTCAACCGTAACTTCAAGCGGATTGGCAGGCTCCAGGAAGAGAATGCAGTCCTTCTTGAGGAGATGAAGCGAATACAGAGGGTGGCGTAGTGCACTACCCTCATATCTTGTACCGATATCAGGCCGCACTTAAAGGGCTTTTTGTTTGGCTGGGGTGTCATGAATTACTACCGGCTAGCCTTGTTACCGCGTTGATCCACCTGTTGGGATTGAAGCACGTGTAGGTGCAGCATGGCTCGCATCGAAAAGAAAGACGTGCTCGACCGCTTGGACTTCCGAGCTTTTTATGGTTCGGAATTGCCAGAACTGCGAGGGCAAGGCGACGAGATGAATGCGCCATGTCCCTTTCATGACGATCACGGTCACCACTTCTACGCCAATGCCAAGACCGGCTTCTTTAAATGCCAGCGCTGTAACGCCGAAGGCGACGTGTTCCGGTTTTTCCAGGACCGGCACGGCGTGGACTTCAAGGACGCCCTCAACGAGTTAGCTACGCGCGCAGGACTCGGCAATGGCAATGGGAATGGTAATGGTCAGAAGCGCCAGCAGAAAAATGGTGATGACCATGCCAGGCCCATACTGGCAAATAAGACGGCCTTCTATCATTACAAGGATGAGCAAGATCAATACCTTTTCACAACGGTTCGCTTCGAAGAGCCGGGGAAGAAAAAGACCTTTCGCCAGTGGTGCTATGACTTCGAACGGAAGGAATATGACCAGACGATAAAGGGTGTGCGGCTTGTTCCGTACAACCTCCCCGACGTGTTGCAGGCCAATGAGATTTTTCTTGTCGAGGGAGAAA is from Solidesulfovibrio sp. and encodes:
- a CDS encoding helix-turn-helix domain-containing protein; translation: MDMGRNLQGIDEYRAAEKLGVSVHTLRMWRHRGKGPVYSKLGRRVLYLSPDLDSYLESCRVQPVNAA